DNA from Marinilabiliales bacterium:
ATCGGGGAGTATAAAAAGATTCTCGCAGAAATACTCCGATATGGTCATGAGTCCGACCTGGTATTCGCCGGGAATATAATATGTATGGACCGGGTCCTCTGCACGGTAATCAGGAATATCCAGGTCTGTTGTATCGGGATGGTAAAACATGTACCATTTGTATTCGGCAGCATTGAGTGACGCACTGGCATCAAAGGTCACCTCCAGGGGGGCTTCTTCCTCTTCCGGGTCAACCGTAAATTCAGCTTTCGTGGTTACCGGCTCTTCAGTGACAGTGTAGCTCGACCTGCACTCGTAATAGCTGATCTCAAAGGTGTAAGCGGTTGTCACGGGAGGAGGGCTCCAAACCCTGGTCTGCAGCCTGTTTGGAACAGATACAAACGGATCGGCGGTCCACACCGGGGTAAATTCGCCCGGCAGTTCATAAGCCTCGCCGCTGAATGGATCATGGTACCTGAATATCTCTATCCCAACCGTACCGAACATGTCAAGTGCCTCGCACCGGCTGACTGTTGCCTCTTCATCTACCCCGGCAAGGGGACTGTTAACGAAGATCCATGCCCTGAAAACGGTATCAATATCCTCTCCATCGAATATCCTGACCCGGTAGCCCCCGCTTTCAAGGTTGCCGGCCGTTGAGGAGCTGCCGCTGTCAGACCTGAACGGGGCGCCATACTCCCCGGTAAGCGAATCATACCTTGACCATTCAAACCCGAGCGGTGACCCGGCGCCTGGAAGCGAAGCGGAAAGAGTGCCATTCTCGTTGCAGAAAACATATATATTGTCCTTTAGAACAGTATCCGGATACTCAACATCATACCCGCCAGCCACAATGGTTGAGTACCCCGATGATGTTATCTGGGCACCGCCAAATTGTATCCCTGCCGGGAATACCAGAAGCAGGCACGTAAAAAATCTCAGCCACGGCAGGCGGATTGCAAACATAGTGCGTGAAATTATTATTCCGGTACAGTTCCCGGCCTTATTTAAACTGACTGCATGGTCTGTATATTATATTACAGGCTCCCAAAAATATCAATTCTTTTGAAAACCTCAATATGTTGATAAATGAACTACGCCTTAGTTGGAGATAATAAACCAACAGGGTACTTTTACAGCTTCCTGCTGCGTAATGCACCGCACCGGAACCGTAAATATTTATTACCGGAAAAAATCAGTTTGGTGACAGATTTTCTGAATGACCTTAATAAAGCCCAGAGAGAGGCCGTAACCGATGCCGAGGGGCCGGCACTAATCATTGCCGGCGCCGGATCGGGCAAAACCCGTGTCCTGACATACAGAATTGCATGGCTCCTCAGCAGGGGGGTGCCGGCACATTCCATCCTTGCACTTACATTTACCAACAAGGCTGCCGCCGGGATGAAGGAGCGCATAGCAGATCTTGTCGGGACCGGTAACGCCAAATACCTGTGGATGGGGACATTCCATTCTGTGTTCGCCAGAATACTGCGGGCAGAAGCAAAGCATACCGGCTATTCCTCAAATTTCACCATCTACGACACACAGGATTCGCGCAACGTAATAAAATCGATCATCAGGGATATGGTCCTTGACGAGCAGACATACAAGCCCGGCGAGGTGTACGGCAGAATATCGTTTGTCAAGAATAACCTGGTAACACCGCAGGCATATGCTTCAAATTCTTCACTCACGGCAGAGGACAGCCGGAGTCGCAGGCCGATGATCGCAGAGATCTACAAAAGATACCTGCAAAGGTGCCGGACTGCCGATGCAATGGATTTCGATGATCTGCTGCTGAACACCAACATCCTTTTAAGGGACAACCCTGAAGTGCTCGAAAAGTACAGTAACGCCTTCAGGTACATCCTGGTTGATGAGTACCAGGACACGAACTTTGCCCAGTACCTTATAGTTGCCAAACTTGCCTCGGGTCACGGGAACCTTGCGGTTGTGGGCGATGATGCCCAAAGCATATATTCATTCAGGGGGGCCCGCATTGAGAATATACTCAATTTCAAAAAGGATTACCCCGGTTACAAACTGTTCAAGCTTGAGCAGAACTACCGCTCTACAAAAACGATCGTGGAGGCCGCCAACAGCCTGATATCAAAAAACCGTAACCAGATCACCAAGAAGGTGTGGTCGGCAAATGCCGACGGTGAAAAGATTACGGTTGCCCAGTGTGCCACAGATCATGAAGAGGGTGCTCTTGCTGCACGGCTCATTGAGGAAAAATCGGCCACGGGTGACGGCAAATACAGCGATTTCGCCATTCTGTACCGGACAAATGCACAGTCGAGGATATTTGAAGAGATCCTTCGCCGCAGGGGAATTCCCTATAAGGTCTATGGAAGCCTCTCGTTCTACCAGCGCAAGGAGATAAAAGACCTGCTGGCATATTTCAGGCTTACCGTGAACAGGCGCGACATCGAATCCTTCTACAGGATAATAAACTACCCGGCAAGGGGAATTGGCAGGACCACAACCGACAGGCTCAACAGGTACTGCAATGAAAACGGGCTCATCCCCTTTGATGTTACAGCCGATCCCGGCCCGCATTCCGGAGCCCTGGGCTATAACCGGGGCACCCTGGCAAAGCTTGCCGCATTCAGTTCAATGATAAGCGGCTTTACCCGGATTGCCGGATCGGCCGATGCATGGCAGGCTGCGCGTGAGATTGCCTCCTCATCGGGTATCCTGAAGGATCTTTTT
Protein-coding regions in this window:
- a CDS encoding ATP-dependent DNA helicase, encoding MTDFLNDLNKAQREAVTDAEGPALIIAGAGSGKTRVLTYRIAWLLSRGVPAHSILALTFTNKAAAGMKERIADLVGTGNAKYLWMGTFHSVFARILRAEAKHTGYSSNFTIYDTQDSRNVIKSIIRDMVLDEQTYKPGEVYGRISFVKNNLVTPQAYASNSSLTAEDSRSRRPMIAEIYKRYLQRCRTADAMDFDDLLLNTNILLRDNPEVLEKYSNAFRYILVDEYQDTNFAQYLIVAKLASGHGNLAVVGDDAQSIYSFRGARIENILNFKKDYPGYKLFKLEQNYRSTKTIVEAANSLISKNRNQITKKVWSANADGEKITVAQCATDHEEGALAARLIEEKSATGDGKYSDFAILYRTNAQSRIFEEILRRRGIPYKVYGSLSFYQRKEIKDLLAYFRLTVNRRDIESFYRIINYPARGIGRTTTDRLNRYCNENGLIPFDVTADPGPHSGALGYNRGTLAKLAAFSSMISGFTRIAGSADAWQAAREIASSSGILKDLFDPKSPENIAKYENIQELLNGVREFTEQQMAEGEDASLAAFLQNVSLLTDQDNEKPDDRNKVTLMTVHSAKGLEFRHVFVGGLEEELFPNHFSSSSPTGLEEERRLFYVALTRAEATATLSHSQTRYRWGMPVMCRPSRFLSEIDSRFLEYPEGITGSNSDAGTGRVRVPGKPRKNLNPHKPGEQTPAGTPPLKNPMRRLRRIRSDEAKAGNSKTTGVHAGSHQEPLPLDRPSDSQPPVGGNEAPRDNANGGQTELSPGMAVEHARFGKGRITALEGHPPNVRATVSFDGAGQKQLLLKFAKLRIISG